A region from the Corticium candelabrum chromosome 14, ooCorCand1.1, whole genome shotgun sequence genome encodes:
- the LOC134190422 gene encoding grainyhead-like protein 2 homolog, producing MSEENSPGKKEDSPSPQSCIMNESTRVIEGGIAAVALKEASQWSLTGPHDGSIFAVALPSTGTSGNQDENSLPLNLLYDIYGVGAADENQLGNVGLVTAGQTSGSPELSQSSVSFVNTISQLSGNSVQRRHPQKRLLNGASASSSQGHVPLSSSGSSPPRPDYSPQISHEGFHSDNPPTVFQAQERYRYVLDAPTSVVQKRGEDSLTYLNKGQFYSILLEGYLDESDPTDRVRSVVHLGFRDERDPGGELQRWQYWHSQQPNPNQKAFDVDRKSCQNVEMELIDDIAYNACSFIWNPRVPAKIVIRINCLSTEFSSQKGVKGIPLHLQVDTYEDLLNPDADACHKGFCQIKVFRDKGAERKNKDESKSAEKRMARLIKSRGSSAADPLSPKTVFNPPSKKTVLLSTTNMGPKPVYFTPVVTQPGQLFLDDVTCQSQAFLANIRDREQRRTLAATLAATKDQLDDLEFGPQNKKRMVTSTSKKRPIVTIYVRKEEEKVYNALMLDDLSVLELKSAVSRKYGVPAESIKNVYKKTKRGLLVNFDNQMVEQFSDEDDFSIKFDFDNQTGHVHLYILST from the exons ATGTCTGAGGAAAA TTCACCTGGAAAAAAGGAGGACTCACCATCTCCTCAATCTTGTATTATGAATGAAAGCACTCGTGTTATTGAGGGAGGAATAGCAGCTGTTGCTCTGAAAGAAGCATCTCAGTGGAGTCTTACAGGCCCTCATGATGGCAGCATATTTGCTGTGGCTTTGCCATCTACTGGAACTTCTGGGAATCAAGATGAGAATAGCTTGCCACTAAATCTGCTCTATGATATCTACGGTGTTGGTGCTGCAGATGAGAATCAGTTAGGAAATGTTGG TCTTGTGACAGCTGGTCAAACATCCGGTTCGCCAGAACTGTCACAAAGCTCTGTCTCTTTTGTGAATACTATTTCTCAGCTGTCTGGCAATTCAGTCCAAAGGCGTCACCCACAGAAAAG ATTGCTGAACGGAGCATCAGCTAGTTCAAGTCAAGGACATGTTCCTCTATCTAGTAGTGGTAGTAGCCCGCCGAGGCCAGATTATAGCCCACAGATTAGTCATGAGGGATTTCATTCCGACAATCCACCTACTGTTTTTCAAGCACAAGAAAG ATATCGTTATGTGTTAGATGCTCCAACGTCTGTAGTACAGAAGCGTGGTGAAGATAGTCTAACTTATCTCAACAAAGGACAGTTTTACAGCATTCTGTTGGAAGGCTACCTTGATGAAAGTGACCCTACAGACAGAGTCAGG TCTGTCGTACATCTTGGATTCAGAGATGAACGTGATCCTGGAGGTGAACTGCAGCGTTGGCAGTACTGGCATTCTCAACAGCCTAATCCAAATCAAAAGGCATTTGATGTTG ATCGAAAGTCGTGTCAGAATGTAGAGATGGAGCTGATTGATGACATTGCCTATAATGCTTGCAGTTTTATATGGAATCCTCGAGTGCCAGCTAAG ATTGTAATAAGGATCAATTGTCTGAGTACCGAGTTTTCATCTCAGAAAGGGGTGAAAGGCATTCCACTTCATCTTCAAGTTGATACATATGAGGACTTGCTGAATCCAGATGCTGATGCATGTCACAAGGGGTTTTGCCAGATTAAAGTTTTTCGCGATAAAGGGGCAGAGAGAAAAAACAAAGATGAGAGTAAGAGTGCTGAGAAGCGAATGGCTCGTCTCATAAAGAGTAGAGGAA GCAGCGCTGCTGACCCTCTCAGTCCCAAAACTGTGTTCAACCCACCCAGCAAGAAGACTGTGTTGCTGTCAACAACAAATATGGGACCAAAGCCTGTCTATTTTACTCCAGTAGTAACACAACCTGGACAG TTGTTTCTAGATGATGTCACTTGTCAATCACAAGCATTTTTAGCTAATATCAG gGATCGTGAGCAGAGACGCACTTTAGCAGCCACACTTGCCGCCACTAAAGATCAACTGGATGATTTAGAATTTGGTCCTCAGAACAAGAAGCGAATGGTAAcatctacatcaaagaaacgTCCCA TTGTCACTATCTATGTTCggaaagaagaagagaaggtCTATAACGCTCTAATGTTGGATGATTTATCAGTGTTGGAGCTGAAATCAGCG GTATCAAGAAAGTATGGTGTACCGGCGGAGTCAATAAAGAATgtctacaagaaaacaaagcGAGG ACTGTTGGTGAATTTTGATAATCAGATGGTGGAGCAGTTCTCAGATGAGGACGACTTTAGTATCAAGTTTGACTTTGACAACCAGACCGGTCATGTACATCTGTACATTCTTTCCACTTAG
- the LOC134190423 gene encoding uncharacterized protein LOC134190423, whose protein sequence is MLALTIKLFAVCRYQRLVRHVAAGFALGVECASSFSIFPLLAMRMRWIILHGLFIALAWIKPARSDSSGFAKDSHKGGDKLSPITNLHSFCVHLWLFTTRCLFLWDHTYPNGTGNINFFFQLKLNRTMPWKTRRLNVTRTLVYFNTPSGIVRVKVRAEINSKRSRAVKITINLGEATSKTQTELQHKPELVSTPTPLTNAQDEEDEPNVISSIAATAAISTCAVIVTIPLLLSIFLGIKHLVNGSISEMRLKALKKRTEKWNKMDYKGSLEEEGEVQQSRV, encoded by the exons ATGCTGGCTCTTACCATTAAACTATTTGCGGTCTGTCGTTACCAGCGGCTAGTCCGACATGTGGCAGCTGGTTTTGCCTTGGGTGTCGAATGCGCATCGTCATTTTCCATTTTCCCTCTATTGGCGATGAGGATGAGGTGGATAATACTTCACGGCCTCTTTATTGCTCTAGCATGGATCAAACCGGCACGATCAGATAGTTCAGGATTTGCAAAAGACAGTCACAAAG GTGGTGATAAGCTTTCACCCATTACAAATCTGCATTCTTTTTGTGTTCATCTTTGGTTGTTTACAACTCGCTGTCTCTTTTTGTGGGATCATACCTATCCGAATGGGACAGgcaatatcaatttcttttTCCAACTGAAACTAAATCGAACAATGCCTTGGAAGACTCGGCGTCTGAATGTAACACGTACATTGGTCTACTTCAATACCCCATCAGGAATTGTAAGGGTAAAAGTGAGAGCAGAGATAAACTCAAAGAGAAGTAGAGCAGTGAAGATAACAATAAACTTGGGTGAAGCAACATCTAAGACGCAAACAG AATTACAACACAAGCCTGAGCTAGTTTCAACTCCCACGCCACTAACAAATGCTCAAGATGAAGAAGATGAACCCAATGTCATTTCATCTATTGCTGCTACTGCAGCTATATCGACCTGCGCAGTAATAGTAACAATACCATTACTATTGAGCATCTTCTTGGGTATAAAGCATCTTGTAAATGGGAGTATTTCTGAAATGAGACTGAAAGCACTGAAAAAGAGAACAGAAAAATGGAACAAAATGGACTACAAAGGAAGTTTGGAAGAGGAAGGAGAAGTACAACAATCTCGCGTTTGA
- the LOC134189692 gene encoding N-alpha-acetyltransferase 30-like yields the protein MDGNVEAGCPTDSGKHTGTMFIACHEVSNRHPVESKLKYQQENVDVQSKEEDGNEHGGCLCHSLEDAIANDSQNNEECLDSQQLTETLKEKLTVAASPCPPPRREMNLPVDINGITYVTYSDETVLGEITRLMSRDLSEPYSVYTYRYFIHGWPKLTFLAKDKEKYVGAIVCKTEDKVNGKRGYIAMLAVQDEYRRHGLGTQLVRIAVQSMMAAGCEEVVLETEVLNQPALRLYENLGFMRDKRLFRYYLNGVDALRLKLLLK from the coding sequence ATGGATGGCAATGTTGAGGCTGGCTGTCCTACAGATTCCGGTAAACACACGGGGACGATGTTTATAGCGTGTCACGAGGTCAGCAATCGTCATCCAGTTGAGTCTAAGCTAAAGTATCAGCAGGAGAATGTGGACGTCCAATCTAAGGAGGAGGACGGAAACGAGCACGGTGGGTGTTTGTGTCATTCTCTCGAAGATGCGATTGCCAACGACAGTCAAAACAACGAAGAATGTCTTGATAGCCAGCAACTAACAGAGACTCTAAAGGAAAAGTTGACCGTTGCTGCATCTCCCTGTCCTCCTCCCCGCAGGGAAATGAATTTacctgttgatattaatggaaTAACATACGTTACATACTCGGATGAGACTGTACTGGGCGAAATTACACGtttgatgtcacgtgatttatcTGAACCTTACTCAGTGTATACATACCGATATTTCATTCACGGTTGGCCCAAACTGACTTTCTTAgcaaaagacaaagagaagtaCGTAGGAGCAATTGTTTGTAAAACTGAAGACAAAGTTAATGGAAAACGAGGATATATTGCTATGTTGGCAGTACAAGATGAATACAGGAGGCATGGCTTAGGGACTCAATTGGTTCGCATTGCTGTTCAATCCATGATGGCAGCCGGTTGTGAAGAAGTAGTTTTAGAGACAGAAGTGCTAAATCAGCCAGCACTTCGACTTTATGAGAACTTAGGGTTTATGAGGGACAAGAGATTGTTCAGGTACTATCTCAATGGAGTAGATGCTCTTAGGTTGAAATTGCTTTTAAAATAA